A region of Marnyiella aurantia DNA encodes the following proteins:
- a CDS encoding FtsK/SpoIIIE family DNA translocase has protein sequence MEKNTKNPPAATPEAGKTLSKPRIFFGIILLVLSLVMAGSFASYLMNWKADQSQAGTMLDRSVKSSNLFGKVGDWFGKIFIFDSIGVAAFIVAFLFFVVGMLILKKRYFKPWKTIGHSLFFICWLPIFFGAVTQGVGTLSGVYGYQIVDFLTSVIGLVGLWAVIAVSIGMYFILEFNMRPSAIKNRLNDINDKTVGKIKGMMPSSAEDFEADTELEELAGNGNEISNVTVTEDVPRAASTITEVPKGFPEVEVNNDLETITTPNRTSFEEMDEAASTTVTLTPSAPIPNLPASFQSEADSFEFKVEVAQEIDEPQDEADIKSADLVKQHGFYDHTLDLAKFQMPHINLLKDYGSEEISINKEELEENKNKIVGLLKNFNVGIAEIKATIGPTVTLYEIVPEAGIRVAAIKKLQDDIALNLSAMGIRIIAPMPGKGTIGIEVPRKNPTMVSMRSVLASHKFQNSDMDLPVVFGKTISNEIFMADLAKMPHLLMAGATGQGKSVGINAILTSLLYKKHPSELKFVMVDPKKVELTLYSKIERHYLAKLPDSDDAIITDTHKVINTLNSLCIEMDSRYELLKNAFCRTIKEYNGKFKERKLNPENGHRYLPYIVLVVDEFADLIMTAGKEVEHPIARLAQLARAVGIHLIVATQRPSVNVITGMIKANFPARAAFRVISSVDSRTILDATGADQLIGKGDMLYFNGNEILRLQCAFVDTPEVEKIVDYIGAQKGYASAFLLPEVPNEEGQSGSAAFDPNEKDALFEDAARIVVSTQQGSTSMLQRQLKLGYNRAGRIMDQLEAAGVVGGFNGAKAREVQITDLNSLEQFLQDLRR, from the coding sequence ATGGAAAAGAACACAAAAAATCCGCCGGCTGCTACGCCAGAAGCGGGCAAAACACTCTCAAAACCGCGTATATTCTTTGGAATAATATTACTGGTACTTTCGCTCGTAATGGCTGGCTCCTTTGCCTCCTATCTTATGAACTGGAAGGCAGACCAGAGTCAGGCAGGCACCATGCTTGACCGCAGTGTTAAGTCTTCCAATCTCTTTGGAAAGGTGGGAGACTGGTTTGGCAAAATATTTATTTTCGACAGCATTGGGGTTGCAGCATTTATAGTGGCTTTTCTATTTTTTGTTGTTGGAATGCTCATTTTAAAGAAAAGATACTTTAAGCCGTGGAAAACTATAGGACACTCACTTTTCTTTATTTGTTGGCTTCCAATCTTTTTTGGTGCAGTTACCCAGGGTGTAGGTACACTAAGTGGCGTTTACGGATATCAAATCGTAGACTTCCTGACTTCCGTAATTGGGCTCGTAGGTCTTTGGGCAGTGATTGCGGTAAGCATAGGTATGTATTTTATCCTTGAGTTTAATATGCGTCCCAGCGCAATTAAGAACCGCCTGAATGATATCAATGATAAAACCGTTGGCAAAATTAAGGGCATGATGCCAAGCTCGGCCGAGGACTTTGAGGCAGATACCGAACTGGAGGAACTTGCCGGAAACGGAAATGAAATCAGCAATGTAACAGTAACCGAAGATGTTCCACGAGCCGCAAGCACCATCACTGAAGTACCAAAAGGTTTTCCTGAAGTGGAGGTGAACAATGATCTCGAAACGATTACCACACCGAACAGAACTTCCTTTGAGGAGATGGACGAAGCAGCTTCCACCACTGTAACATTAACGCCTTCGGCTCCGATACCAAATTTACCTGCCTCATTTCAGTCAGAGGCAGACAGTTTCGAATTTAAAGTTGAAGTAGCTCAGGAAATTGACGAACCGCAAGATGAGGCAGACATAAAATCTGCAGATTTGGTGAAGCAGCATGGTTTTTATGATCATACCCTGGATTTGGCAAAATTCCAGATGCCGCACATTAACCTTCTTAAAGATTACGGATCCGAGGAGATTTCCATCAACAAAGAAGAACTAGAGGAGAATAAAAATAAGATTGTAGGTCTGCTCAAGAATTTTAACGTTGGTATTGCGGAAATTAAAGCCACTATTGGCCCAACAGTTACGCTTTACGAAATAGTTCCGGAAGCCGGGATTCGTGTGGCAGCTATCAAGAAACTACAGGACGACATTGCCCTTAACCTGTCGGCGATGGGCATTAGGATCATTGCACCTATGCCTGGTAAAGGTACCATCGGGATTGAGGTTCCCAGAAAAAACCCCACTATGGTATCGATGCGAAGTGTACTGGCTTCGCATAAATTCCAGAATAGTGATATGGACCTGCCGGTAGTCTTCGGAAAAACAATTTCCAACGAGATATTTATGGCGGATTTGGCCAAAATGCCTCACCTGCTAATGGCCGGAGCTACCGGCCAGGGTAAATCTGTAGGTATAAATGCCATACTTACCTCCCTTCTCTATAAAAAGCACCCAAGCGAGCTTAAGTTTGTTATGGTGGATCCTAAGAAGGTTGAACTTACACTGTATTCTAAAATAGAAAGACATTATCTGGCTAAATTGCCGGATTCCGATGATGCCATTATAACGGATACCCATAAGGTGATTAACACCCTTAATTCTCTTTGCATCGAGATGGATAGCCGGTACGAACTGCTGAAAAATGCATTCTGCCGGACGATTAAAGAGTATAACGGTAAGTTTAAGGAGCGAAAACTGAACCCTGAGAACGGACACCGCTACCTTCCCTATATCGTTTTGGTTGTAGATGAATTTGCCGACCTAATCATGACTGCCGGTAAAGAAGTGGAGCATCCTATCGCCCGCCTCGCGCAACTGGCAAGAGCTGTCGGAATCCACCTGATTGTAGCCACACAACGTCCTTCCGTTAATGTAATTACGGGGATGATCAAGGCTAATTTCCCGGCCAGGGCAGCTTTCAGGGTAATTTCCAGTGTCGATTCGCGCACCATTCTGGATGCGACCGGTGCAGACCAGCTTATTGGCAAAGGAGATATGCTCTATTTTAACGGAAATGAGATTCTGAGGCTGCAGTGTGCTTTTGTAGATACTCCCGAGGTTGAGAAAATTGTTGATTATATTGGTGCACAAAAAGGATATGCGTCTGCTTTCTTACTTCCTGAAGTTCCAAATGAGGAAGGACAAAGCGGCTCTGCGGCATTCGATCCGAATGAAAAAGATGCACTTTTTGAAGATGCGGCCAGAATTGTGGTCTCTACTCAACAGGGATCTACCTCCATGCTTCAGCGCCAACTTAAACTG
- the ccsA gene encoding cytochrome c biogenesis protein, which produces MKKIQNILINTRTMAVLMIVYAAAMGYATFLENDYGTPTAKALIYEAKWFELVMFLLILNFIGNISRYRLWRREKWPVLIFHLSFVLLFIGGAITRYISYEGIMHIREGETSNEIVTDKHFLKIQIEDKGDVLRYQDISYLMSPLNKNLKASYNFHDSKISVKTVDFIQRKKDSLVADANGVEYLHFVSAGEKGRVNYYLKPGESKSLGGTLVSYNRPIDGAIEFKSENGKLFIKTPVDADYMVMATQDSGSVKQNVYEPLALRSLYTINDIRIVVPEGLKKGKLTAFEGDKKKDQALPDALTMEVQGPRTKQTVELVVERGNPNLFKQISIDGLNIMLGFGPKVYTTPFALRLEDFVMETYPGSSSPSAYESHVSIIDEGKETPYKIYMNNVLNHKGYRFFQASFDEDRQGTVLSVNHDFWGTLITYIGYFFLFTAMFVIFFWKGTHFWKLNKMLKNINKTRSASAIALFLMLGLNAQKIETHSTTDGSRERVQVKHSADDGHNHAPGEGHAQITPAPAQEQQSQNSVARSFSTMKMISADEAIAKTRISREHAEKFAYLLVQNYDGRIVPMSTQATDVLRKLYKKDKFKGTGDNYLTAEQWFLSVNTDTPSWTMVPLIKIGTKGGEELKRKTKANDEGYASLMSLFPSDASGNLKYVLEEDYNLAFRKKPAEQSNYDKEVISVNERVQIFNEFFSGQFMRMVPVKNDPNSTWHSWLDQNFEPDMESQKVMGPYFAAVVAAQQSGNWSQADAELTKLSDYQQNWGKNVVPAKSKVDLEVFMTKVDINFRLLIFYTFIALFLVVLGFVHLFRPGRMLDKIIKIVLITGLIGWVLQLLGLMGRWYISGHAPWSNGYEAIVFISWVGITSGLVLYRNSNALIPAAGFTVAVIMMGFAHGGSALDPQITPLVPVLKSYWLIIHVAIITSSYGFFGLSFVIALICLVFYILARKKDFKAHNDRSLKELTIVSEMSLTIGLYALTIGTFMGGIWANESWGRYWSWDPKETWAFISVMVYAFVLHMRLVPGLRSRWAYHVATMLAISSIVMTYFGVNYYLSGLHSYAAGDPIPVPAWVYIGSGGMILLALVSYLKFRTFSKKTKI; this is translated from the coding sequence ATGAAAAAGATCCAGAACATCCTTATCAATACCCGAACAATGGCAGTCCTTATGATTGTCTATGCCGCAGCGATGGGGTACGCTACCTTTCTTGAGAATGATTATGGTACGCCCACTGCAAAGGCATTGATATATGAAGCCAAATGGTTTGAACTTGTAATGTTCCTTCTCATTCTGAACTTCATCGGGAATATATCCCGCTACCGGTTGTGGAGACGTGAAAAATGGCCGGTACTTATCTTCCACCTTTCATTTGTGCTGCTGTTCATTGGCGGTGCCATTACCCGTTATATAAGCTACGAGGGTATTATGCATATCCGTGAGGGTGAAACTTCCAACGAAATTGTAACGGATAAACATTTCCTCAAGATTCAGATTGAAGATAAAGGGGACGTACTTCGTTATCAGGATATTTCTTATTTAATGTCCCCCCTGAATAAGAACCTTAAAGCTTCCTATAATTTTCACGACAGTAAAATTTCTGTAAAGACTGTTGATTTTATCCAGCGCAAGAAAGACAGTCTGGTTGCCGATGCAAACGGTGTGGAATATCTTCATTTCGTTTCTGCCGGCGAAAAGGGTAGAGTAAACTATTATCTGAAACCGGGTGAAAGCAAATCATTAGGGGGTACACTGGTAAGTTATAACCGCCCTATTGACGGCGCCATAGAATTTAAAAGCGAAAACGGTAAACTGTTTATCAAGACGCCGGTAGACGCTGATTATATGGTGATGGCAACACAGGACAGCGGCAGTGTAAAGCAGAATGTTTACGAACCGCTGGCGCTGAGGAGCCTTTATACCATTAATGACATCAGAATCGTAGTTCCGGAAGGTCTTAAAAAAGGTAAGCTGACAGCATTTGAAGGAGATAAGAAGAAGGACCAGGCTCTGCCGGACGCGCTTACAATGGAGGTACAGGGTCCCAGGACCAAACAAACGGTAGAACTGGTGGTAGAACGTGGCAATCCTAACCTATTTAAGCAGATTTCTATAGACGGTCTGAATATTATGCTTGGCTTTGGGCCAAAGGTTTATACCACACCATTCGCCCTGCGTCTGGAGGATTTCGTTATGGAGACCTATCCCGGCAGCTCTTCGCCAAGTGCTTATGAAAGCCACGTTTCAATTATAGACGAGGGCAAGGAAACTCCCTATAAAATTTATATGAATAATGTACTGAACCACAAAGGTTACCGTTTCTTCCAGGCGAGTTTTGATGAGGACAGACAGGGTACGGTACTTTCTGTAAATCATGATTTCTGGGGTACCCTTATCACTTATATCGGTTACTTCTTCCTTTTTACAGCGATGTTTGTCATTTTCTTCTGGAAGGGTACTCATTTCTGGAAACTGAATAAGATGCTGAAGAACATCAACAAGACCCGTTCAGCAAGTGCCATCGCTCTGTTTCTGATGTTGGGTTTAAATGCGCAGAAAATAGAAACCCACAGCACCACAGACGGTAGTCGGGAGAGGGTACAGGTAAAGCATTCTGCGGACGACGGACATAATCATGCACCGGGCGAAGGTCATGCACAGATTACACCCGCACCCGCACAGGAACAGCAGTCGCAGAACTCAGTAGCGCGCTCCTTCAGCACAATGAAGATGATTAGCGCTGATGAGGCAATTGCCAAAACACGAATTTCCAGGGAACATGCCGAAAAATTTGCTTATCTGCTGGTACAGAATTACGACGGACGTATTGTTCCTATGAGCACACAGGCTACCGACGTCCTCCGGAAACTTTATAAAAAAGATAAGTTTAAAGGTACCGGCGACAACTACCTGACTGCAGAGCAGTGGTTCCTTTCTGTAAATACAGACACTCCAAGCTGGACCATGGTTCCGCTTATTAAAATCGGAACAAAAGGTGGCGAAGAGCTTAAGAGAAAAACCAAAGCCAACGATGAGGGTTATGCAAGCCTGATGAGCCTGTTCCCGTCTGATGCAAGCGGGAATCTAAAATATGTACTGGAAGAAGATTATAACCTCGCCTTTCGTAAGAAACCGGCTGAGCAAAGTAATTATGATAAAGAAGTAATTTCTGTAAACGAACGCGTACAGATTTTCAATGAATTCTTCAGTGGTCAGTTTATGAGAATGGTTCCGGTAAAGAATGATCCCAACTCCACATGGCATTCCTGGCTGGACCAGAACTTCGAACCGGATATGGAAAGCCAGAAAGTGATGGGTCCTTACTTTGCGGCGGTAGTTGCTGCACAGCAAAGCGGGAACTGGTCTCAGGCCGACGCTGAACTTACGAAGCTAAGCGACTATCAGCAAAACTGGGGTAAAAACGTGGTGCCTGCCAAATCAAAGGTAGACCTGGAGGTGTTCATGACCAAGGTGGATATCAACTTCCGCCTGCTAATATTCTATACGTTTATTGCGCTTTTCCTTGTAGTGCTCGGGTTTGTACATTTGTTCCGCCCAGGCCGCATGCTGGATAAGATTATAAAAATAGTACTTATTACAGGTCTTATCGGTTGGGTACTGCAGTTACTCGGACTTATGGGCAGATGGTATATTTCCGGCCACGCACCGTGGAGTAACGGTTACGAAGCAATCGTATTTATTTCATGGGTAGGTATTACGTCGGGACTTGTGCTGTACAGGAATTCCAATGCGCTCATTCCGGCGGCAGGATTCACGGTTGCTGTAATTATGATGGGCTTTGCTCATGGTGGATCGGCGTTGGATCCTCAAATTACACCCCTTGTACCTGTTCTTAAATCCTACTGGCTGATTATTCACGTTGCGATTATCACCTCCAGCTACGGTTTCTTCGGTTTGTCATTTGTAATAGCGTTGATTTGTCTGGTATTTTATATCCTGGCACGTAAGAAAGATTTTAAAGCTCATAACGACCGCAGTCTGAAGGAACTTACCATCGTTTCCGAGATGTCATTAACAATAGGGTTGTACGCACTAACCATCGGGACCTTCATGGGTGGAATCTGGGCCAATGAAAGTTGGGGACGTTACTGGAGCTGGGACCCTAAGGAAACATGGGCATTTATCTCCGTAATGGTGTACGCCTTTGTACTGCACATGCGTCTGGTACCGGGTCTAAGAAGCCGTTGGGCCTATCACGTGGCAACCATGCTGGCTATATCCAGTATTGTTATGACGTACTTTGGGGTGAATTATTACCTGAGCGGTCTGCACTCTTACGCAGCGGGCGATCCGATTCCTGTTCCGGCCTGGGTATATATAGGTTCCGGCGGAATGATCTTACTGGCATTGGTTTCTTATTTGAAATTCAGAACATTCAGCAAGAAAACTAAGATATAA
- a CDS encoding acyl-CoA dehydrogenase family protein — protein MSYYPLTTIPDYFLMDNMLTDEHKLIRQSVRDWVESFIMPKIDDAAQNHTDIPNLMKELGAIGALGPYIPEEYGGSGLDQISYGIIMQELERGDSAVRSAASVQSSLVMFPINEFGSEEQKKKFLPGLAKGDLIGAFGLTEPNHGSDPGSMETYFKDNGDHYLLNGAKMWITNAPLCDLAVVWAKNEEGKVQGLIVERGFEGFTTPETHNKWSLRASKTGELVFNNVKVPKENLLPKVTGLKGPLSCLNSARYGISWGVIGAAIDCYCTALQYSKERKQFGKPIGGFQLQQKKLAEFLTEITKAQLLCLQLGNLKNEHKATPAQISMAKRNNVKMAIDIARESRQILGGIGIMGEFPMMRHAANLESVITYEGTHDVHLLITGMDVTGINAFS, from the coding sequence ATGTCATACTACCCGCTTACCACTATTCCGGACTATTTTTTAATGGACAACATGCTCACGGATGAGCATAAGTTAATAAGACAGTCAGTACGTGATTGGGTGGAGAGTTTCATAATGCCTAAGATTGATGATGCGGCACAAAATCATACAGACATCCCCAACCTGATGAAGGAGTTGGGTGCAATAGGCGCTCTGGGGCCTTATATTCCTGAAGAGTACGGAGGCTCCGGTCTGGACCAGATTTCCTATGGCATTATTATGCAGGAACTGGAACGCGGCGATTCGGCAGTCCGTTCCGCCGCATCTGTACAGAGTTCTTTAGTAATGTTTCCTATTAATGAATTCGGTTCTGAGGAACAAAAGAAGAAATTCCTGCCGGGCTTGGCTAAAGGAGATTTAATTGGAGCCTTTGGACTTACAGAACCCAACCACGGTTCCGACCCGGGCTCTATGGAAACGTATTTCAAGGATAACGGTGACCATTATCTGCTGAACGGTGCTAAAATGTGGATTACCAATGCGCCACTTTGTGACCTGGCAGTAGTTTGGGCTAAAAATGAAGAAGGAAAAGTTCAGGGGCTAATCGTTGAAAGAGGCTTTGAAGGATTTACAACACCTGAGACACACAATAAATGGAGTCTGCGGGCCTCTAAAACAGGTGAGCTTGTATTCAATAATGTTAAGGTTCCGAAGGAAAACCTGCTGCCCAAGGTTACAGGTTTAAAAGGACCGCTTTCCTGTCTGAATTCTGCACGTTACGGTATCTCCTGGGGTGTGATTGGTGCCGCAATCGACTGCTACTGTACGGCGCTTCAGTATTCCAAGGAAAGAAAACAGTTCGGAAAACCAATCGGTGGTTTCCAGCTTCAACAAAAGAAATTGGCTGAGTTCCTGACCGAAATTACAAAAGCACAGCTTCTTTGCCTTCAGTTAGGCAATCTGAAAAACGAACATAAAGCGACGCCTGCACAGATATCGATGGCCAAAAGGAATAATGTAAAAATGGCAATTGATATTGCCAGGGAAAGCCGCCAGATTTTGGGAGGTATAGGAATTATGGGTGAGTTCCCGATGATGCGTCACGCGGCAAATCTGGAGTCAGTAATTACGTACGAAGGCACACACGACGTACACCTGCTCATTACCGGGATGGATGTGACGGGGATTAATGCTTTTTCATAA